A genomic segment from Nicotiana tabacum cultivar K326 chromosome 7, ASM71507v2, whole genome shotgun sequence encodes:
- the LOC107779645 gene encoding putative serine/threonine-protein kinase PBL7 yields the protein MENNNTGIATSPVGWKSNHSHSHHHLESQSHKIHRHNDMLPSTSILLIIIPIIIIILLIAISLLIVMLKRIQSAKDNGISSKSRSVINNSNCMFIAHSTINIHSSPEVKGGCLHGGSSGRMPQPKLRGVQVFTYKELEMSTDKFSEANVIGNGGYGVVYKGVLTDGTVAAIKVLQREGKQWERSFRLEVDLLSRLHSPYLVELLGYCADQQHRLLIFDYMPNGSLQQHLHSPQKQSKNSLNWGVRLRIALDCARALEYMHEHTTPSVIHRDFKCSNVLLDQDFRAKVSDFGLAKIGSDKINGLISTRVLGTTGYLAPEYASTGKLTTKSDVYSYGVVLLELLTGRVPIDTKRPPGEHVLVSWALPRLTNREKVVEMVDPTLEGQYTKKDLIQVAAIAAMCVQTEADYRPLMTDVVQSLIPLVKTYSSSCPSNSFRCNQTVSPRS from the exons ATGGAAAATAACAACACTGGAATTGCAACAAGCCCAGTTGGATGGAAAAGTAACCATAGCCATAGCCATCATCATTTGGAATCACAAAGTCATAAAATCCACCGACATAATGACATGCTCCCTTCTACATCTATTCTGTTGATAATAATTCCCATCATAATTATCATCTTGCTTATTGCAATATCTCTTCTCATTGTAATGCTTAAGCGCATACAGTCTGCCAAAGACAATGGGATTAGTTCAAAAAGCAGAAGTGTCATCAACAATAGCAATTGTATGTTCATTGCTCATAGTACCATTAACATCCATTCCAGCCCAG AAGTGAAGGGTGGATGTCTGCATGGAGGAAGTTCAGGGCGAATGCCACAACCTAAATTGAGAGGAGTTCAAGTATTCACTTACAAAGAGCTGGAGATGTCCACAGACAAATTTAGTGAGGCAAATGTCATCGGGAATGGAGGTTATGGGGTTGTCTACAAAGGAGTCCTCACTGATGGGACTGTGGCTGCAATTAAAGTTTTGCAGAGGGAAGGCAAACAATGGGAGCGTTCATTTAGATTAGAG GTGGATTTACTAAGTCGCTTACACTCTCCTTACTTGGTTGAACTTCTTGGATACTGCGCAGACCAACAACACAGGctcctaatttttgactatatgcCCAATGGTTCACTGCAACAACATCTCCACAGCCCACAAAAACAATCCAAGAATTCATTAAACTGGGGAGTTAGATTGAGAATAGCTCTTGATTGTGCTAGAGCCTTGGAATACATGCATGAACACACAACCCCATCAGTCATCCACAGAGATTTCAAGTGCAGTAATGTTCTACTTGATCAAGATTTTAGAGCTAAGGTCTCTGATTTTGGGCTAGCAAAAATTGGCTCAGACAAAATCAACGGTCTAATCTCAACGCGAGTATTAGGGACCACTGGATATTTGGCCCCAGA GTATGCTTCAACAGGCAAACTTACAACAAAATCAGATGTATACAGCTACGGTGTGGTGCTTCTAGAGCTATTGACAGGCCGTGTACCAATCGATACAAAGCGACCTCCTGGAGAACATGTGCTTGTCTCATGG GCTCTTCCAAGATTGACAAACAGAGAAAAAGTAGTTGAAATGGTAGATCCAACATTAGAAGGCCAGTACACCAAGAAGGATCTAATACAG GTAGCAGCTATAGCAGCAATGTGTGTGCAAACAGAAGCAGATTATCGCCCATTAATGACGGACGTTGTTCAATCCTTAATACCTCTAGTCAAGACTTACTCTTCTTCATGTCCTTCCAATTCCTTCAGATGCAACCAAACAGTTAGTCCGAGGTCTTAG